The following coding sequences are from one Scomber scombrus chromosome 20, fScoSco1.1, whole genome shotgun sequence window:
- the ankrd33ba gene encoding ankyrin repeat domain-containing protein 33B, translated as MVLITDDRDGGGASSVRVKQIQLQQKAGGCTAQVHPTIIEQPPSNSEDEDYLGSCEDEDEDDDGGEEDDDEFEEVDFEYLDDCRSIMSDDSFYPPDDVFADSERTPSPVSPEPLTFFQACCTNNAAIARIMIRRGVKEEEVKHTDRNNRIGLSVACYQGYVDVVVALSQCPYLDVNWQDSEGNTALITAAQAGHITITNYLLNYYSGLDIERRNCHGFTALMKAAMQGRVECVRSLMMAGASLNARDFGRHFTAREWAVFTGRYETAWLMTRLMERPCPYQYRDTYSLEWPPLASLVAKAQEPRGCLKRLSDTVRNVFNIANVTNPEDEGVIDHMVSITTAMRSPFIAVACHTVCPDSPPAVGKRRYAVPEIVRQQRAKDLRTINPDRVDSHLKLFQNSIVTLVAKNAADRRASLQAQSLVARRRSPSMGIVAYNEALELRRTSLLPMHMVMRRSSVRPGFSIPKVRVSKAPTPTYEPEKVRRKSSAKDGGGHLLQIPKWRYKELKEERRKAEEAERRRLEAVTKRHLSAGKRK; from the exons ATGGTGCTGATCACCGACGACAGGGATGGAGGAGGCGCATCGTCGGTCCGGGTCAAACagatccagctgcagcagaaagccGGGGGATGCACTGCCCAAGTTCACCCGACCATAATCGAGCAGCCGCCGTCCAACTCTGAGGATGAGGACTATCTGGGGTCTTgcgaagatgaagatgaagacgaCGATGGAGgcgaggaagatgatgatgaattcGAGGAAGTTGACTTTGAGTACTTGGACGATTGTCGGAGTATCATGTCGGACGACTCCTTCTACCCACCGGATGATGTGTTCGCGGACTCGGAGCGCACCCCGTCTCCAGTAAGCCCGGAGCCGCTGACTTTTTTCCAAGCATGCTGCACCAACAACGCGGCTATCGCCCGGATTATGATCCGGCGTggagtgaaggaggaggaggtcaagcacacagacagaaataacaGG ATAGGGCTGTCGGTTGCATGTTACCAAGGTTATGTTGATGTCGTCGTAGCGCTGTCTCAGTGTCCGTATCTGGATGTGAACTGGCAGGACAGTGAGGGAAACACAGCTCTCATCACCGCCGCTCAGGCAG GCCACATAACAATCACCAACTATCTGCTCAATTACTACTCTGGGTTGGACATCGAGAGGAGAAACTGCCACGGCTTCACCGCTCTGATGAAAGCTGCCATGCAGGGTCGGGTTGAGTGCGTACGCTCGCTCATGATGGCAG GAGCTTCCCTTAATGCAAGGGACTTTGGCCGCCACTTCACTGCCAGGGAATGGGCCGTTTTTACAGGCCGTTATGAAACTGCCTGGCTGATGACACGCCTGATGGAACGGCCCTGTCCCTACCAGTACCGTGACACATACAG TCTAGAGTGGCCCCCATTGGCATCACTGGTGGCCAAAGCCCAGGAGCCCCGCGGCTGTCTGAAGCGCCTGTCTGACACTGTGCGTAACGTCTTCAACATTGCAAATGTCACCAACCCTGAGGACGAAGGTGTCATCGACCACATGGTTTCTATTACAACTGCAATGAGGAGCCCTTTCATTGCAGTGGCGTGCCATACA GTGTGTCCTGACAGCCCCCCAGCTGTGGGAAAACGGCGTTATGCAGTTCCTGAAATCGTCCGCCAGCAACGTGCCAAGGACCTCCGCACCATCAACCCTGACAGGGTGGATAGTCACCTCAAACTCTTCCAAAACTCTATAGTCACATTGGTGGCCAAGAATGCAGCTGACCGGCGGGCCAGCCTTCAGGCCCAGAGCCTGGTGGCTCGACGCAGAAGCCCCAGCATGGGCATTGTGGCTTATAACGAAGCCCTTGAGCTGCGGCGAACCAGCCTGCTCCCCATGCATATggtgatgaggaggagcagCGTCAGGCCAGGGTTCAGCATCCCAAAGGTGAGGGTGTCCAAAGCACCCACACCCACTTACGAACCAGAAAAGGTCCGCAGGAAGAGCAGCGCCAAAGATGGAGGCGGACACCTGCTGCAGATCCCAAAGTGGCGGTACAAGGAGctaaaagaagaaaggaggaaggccgaggaggctgagaggaggaggCTGGAGGCTGTAACCAAGAGACACCTCTCTGCTGGGAAAAGGAAATAA
- the dap gene encoding death-associated protein 1 homolog has translation MSSPPKEKVETKGGHLPAVKAGGMRIVQKHQVAAAAAAVPEPPQKDDEEEYISSSPPKVPVIVSGVVTKGDKDFTPAAAQVAHQKPQPGIPKLPSNQHINQHIHQPRK, from the exons ATGTCGTCGCCGCCGAAGGAGAAAGTCGAAACCAAAGGGGGACATCTCCCTGCAG TAAAGGCTGGAGGTATGAGGATAGTGCAAAAGCACCaggtggctgctgctgctgctgctgtcccgGAACCGCCGCAGAAAGATGACGAAGAGGAGTACATCAgcagcag TCCACCAAAGGTCCCTGTGATTGTGTCTGGAGTGGTTACAAAG GGTGATAAGGACTTCACCCCTGCAGCTGCCCAGGTGGCCCACCAGAAGCCCCAGCCTGGTATCCCCAAGCTGCCCTCCAACCAGCACATCAACCAGCACATCCACCAGCCTCGCAAGTGA